Below is a window of Pseudobdellovibrionaceae bacterium DNA.
TCGGCCGTGATGATTTCGCCATCATCTTGACGAACCGAGATCGAAAACGACAGCAGCTGGCGGCTCATGTCGCCCGCGTTTTGCGCCGACTGCATCAGCGCCACGTTGAGCTGGGTGTTTTGCACCTGTTGGAGAACCCCATCGACCTTCTTCGAGAAGATGTAGGGATACCACTGCACCACACCGTAGCCGACGATCACGATCACGATCGCGCCCACGAACATTTTGATAAAACGACCGATGGCCCGCATCGCGTTCTGACTTCCGTCCTTCACGCCCACGTTACGCCGCCGGAGTCTTCGGACCCGCGCCCGAACGCAAACGATTGATGCCTTTCACCAACATGAAGACCGCAAAAGCGATGATCGTGAAAGTGATCAGGGTCGTGATGAAGTTTCCGTAGTTGATGGTGACCGCGCCGGCTTTCTGCGCGTCCGCGACGGTCAGGTAAGGCGCGGGAGTCGTGCCTTCCTTGATGAGCAAAAACAAGTTCTTGAAATCGACGCCACCGATCAGCAAACCAATAGGAGGCATGATCATGTCGGAAACGACCGAGTTGACGATCTTACCGAACTCCGCCCCGATGATCAGACCCACCGCCATATCGATGACGTTTCCCTTAACCGCGAACTCGCGAAACTCTTGAACGATTCCCATTGAATGCCTCCGTTTTAAACGACCTTTCGAACTAGCGGAGAAAAGGGCCGAAATCCAGGGCTAACCCTACAGATCCCTTGGAGTTTTGTGGCGCATCAAGGTTTGCACTTCACGGCACTGTGGCCTACCTCCACAGCAGCTTAATGCTAACTGAGGAGTTACGAATGAATTTCCGTCTTTTGCCTGTCGCATGTGCATTCCTTCTGTCCGCGGGTCACGCGTGGGCGCAAGATTCGAAACAAGGTTGGTCCAACGAAGCCGAACTCGCTTTGGTGACCACCTCGGGAAATACCGAAACTGAATCCTATTCGGGAAAACAGAAAACCACTTACGTTCAAGATCTGAACTCTTACGTTTTGAGCGGTCGTTATCTGCAAACGAAAACCGCGGGCGTCGAGACCGCGAAATCGTGGGACGCTTCGGGTCGTTACGAACGTTCGGTCAGCACGAACTGGAGCGCCTTCCTGCAGTACGGGGCAGAAGCCGATCCTTACGCGGGTTACATCCAACGGGACAACGCCGATATCGGTGGCAAGTACTTCATCTTCAAAGAAGACACCCTGAATCTCTTCACCGAGGCCGGTTATCGTTCGACGAACACGCAGTTCGCCGGCGCGCCCGCCGCGACTCCCCCGGTTCCCGGAACGGTCACTCGCGAAAACTTCGGTCGTCTGTACGTCGAGTACGCTCAGCAACTCAACGAGACCCTCTCGGTGAAATACTGGGTCGAGTACCTGCCCAACTTCACGAGCTCGAACGCTTACTTCGTGAACACCGAGCCCTCGGCGACCGTCATGTTGTCGTCGATCTTCTCGTTGAAAACCGCATACCTGATCAAGTACCGCAACGAAGTCATCCCCGGCGCCCAGTACGCCGATAAGACCTTCACCACTTCGATCGTCGCGAAATTCTAATTTCGCGCTTACAGACCAGTCGCGAAATTCTAATTTCGCCGCCGGAATCAAGGCCCCCACGCGGGGGCCTTTTTTATTTCTCCTTCACGAGACTTTCGTTCCCCTTCTTGGACGACTTCGTGGATACTGTCCGCGTGAAACAAAATGCGCACGACAAGTTGAAGTCTTGGCTGACCGCCCATGGATACGCATACGCCCAAGCGGTGACGCCGCTGGATCGGTTGCTCCTGAGCTTAAGGATCGTCGACTACCCCTTCATGTTCAGATCCGTTTGGCACCTGTTCTGGTGTCTGTCTCTGCAGTTCACGTTGATCTCTAGCCTACTCGTCATCACCGCCTGCCGGATTTTCCCTGGGGCCTG
It encodes the following:
- the mscL gene encoding large-conductance mechanosensitive channel protein MscL, with amino-acid sequence MGIVQEFREFAVKGNVIDMAVGLIIGAEFGKIVNSVVSDMIMPPIGLLIGGVDFKNLFLLIKEGTTPAPYLTVADAQKAGAVTINYGNFITTLITFTIIAFAVFMLVKGINRLRSGAGPKTPAA
- a CDS encoding DUF481 domain-containing protein, which translates into the protein MNFRLLPVACAFLLSAGHAWAQDSKQGWSNEAELALVTTSGNTETESYSGKQKTTYVQDLNSYVLSGRYLQTKTAGVETAKSWDASGRYERSVSTNWSAFLQYGAEADPYAGYIQRDNADIGGKYFIFKEDTLNLFTEAGYRSTNTQFAGAPAATPPVPGTVTRENFGRLYVEYAQQLNETLSVKYWVEYLPNFTSSNAYFVNTEPSATVMLSSIFSLKTAYLIKYRNEVIPGAQYADKTFTTSIVAKF